In one window of Rhodopseudomonas palustris HaA2 DNA:
- a CDS encoding MFS transporter, translating into MLDSRQAWIRLALALVIGSIGSVGMWSVVVVLPVVQTDYGATRAAASLAFTLAMLGFGLGGVATGKLTDRFGIVAAIGSGVGLIGLGYLGAGLSTALWQFNLMHFVIGAGASATFGPLMAEASHWFLRYRGVAVSIAATGNYLGGTIWPPLVNWATQTYGWRATHVAIGAFCVVSMALVLALLRARMGGHVVAAHTAAPPPKIDLQLGTNTLTALLCMAAIACCVAMAMPQVHIVAYCGDLGYGVARGAEMLSLMLACGIISRIGSGFLADRIGGIATLLIGAVAQGAALLFYLFFDSLVSLYVISAMFGLFQGGIVPAYAIIVREAMPAHEAATRVGIVIMASVVGMSLGGWISGLIFDATGSYAAAFLNGIGWNALNVAIMAALLLRARRRGGGSRVAMA; encoded by the coding sequence ATGCTCGACTCGCGCCAGGCCTGGATCAGGCTGGCGCTGGCGCTCGTCATCGGCTCGATCGGCAGCGTCGGGATGTGGTCGGTGGTGGTGGTGCTGCCGGTGGTGCAGACCGACTACGGCGCGACCCGCGCTGCGGCGTCGCTGGCCTTCACTTTGGCGATGCTCGGCTTCGGCCTCGGCGGGGTGGCGACCGGCAAGCTCACCGACCGTTTCGGCATCGTCGCGGCGATCGGCAGCGGCGTCGGGCTGATCGGGCTCGGCTATCTCGGCGCCGGTCTGTCGACCGCGCTGTGGCAGTTCAATCTGATGCATTTCGTGATCGGCGCCGGCGCCTCGGCGACGTTCGGCCCGCTGATGGCGGAGGCCTCGCACTGGTTTCTGCGCTATCGCGGCGTCGCGGTGTCGATCGCCGCCACCGGTAATTATCTCGGCGGCACGATATGGCCGCCGCTGGTGAATTGGGCGACGCAGACCTACGGCTGGCGCGCCACCCACGTGGCGATCGGGGCGTTCTGCGTGGTGTCGATGGCGCTGGTGCTGGCGCTGCTGCGGGCGCGGATGGGCGGCCATGTGGTGGCCGCGCACACCGCGGCCCCGCCGCCGAAGATCGACCTGCAGCTCGGCACCAACACGCTGACGGCGCTGCTGTGCATGGCCGCGATCGCCTGCTGCGTGGCGATGGCGATGCCGCAGGTCCATATCGTGGCGTATTGCGGCGACCTCGGCTACGGCGTCGCGCGCGGCGCCGAGATGCTGTCGCTGATGCTGGCCTGCGGCATCATCAGCCGGATCGGCTCCGGCTTCCTCGCCGACCGCATCGGCGGCATCGCGACGCTGCTGATCGGCGCGGTGGCGCAGGGCGCAGCGTTGCTGTTCTATCTGTTCTTCGACAGCCTGGTGTCGCTCTACGTGATCTCGGCGATGTTCGGCCTGTTCCAGGGCGGCATCGTGCCGGCCTATGCGATCATCGTGCGCGAGGCGATGCCGGCGCACGAAGCCGCCACCCGTGTCGGCATTGTGATCATGGCCTCGGTGGTCGGGATGTCGCTCGGCGGCTGGATCTCCGGCCTGATCTTCGACGCCACCGGCTCCTACGCCGCCGCCTTCCTCAACGGCATCGGCTGGAACGCCCTCAACGTCGCCATCATGGCCGCGCTGCTGCTGCGCGCCAGGCGGCGCGGCGGCGGCTCACGGGTGGCGATGGCGTGA
- a CDS encoding flavin reductase yields the protein MKQAMTPTVERDEFREAMSRLGAAVNIITTDGAAGLHGLTASAVCSVTDDPPTLLVCVNRASNVHAALSQNGVLCVNVLASRHQELSTLFGRGGIPVEQRFAGAEWRVLTTGAPSLADAVVSLDCAIAQTTEIGTHSVFFCRVRAIALGAQPEGLIYFNRSYHDLAPAQRDLCHQD from the coding sequence ATGAAGCAGGCCATGACGCCCACGGTCGAGCGCGACGAATTTCGCGAGGCGATGAGCCGGCTCGGCGCCGCGGTCAACATCATCACCACCGACGGCGCGGCCGGGCTGCACGGCTTGACCGCCTCGGCGGTGTGCAGTGTCACCGACGATCCGCCGACGTTGCTGGTCTGCGTCAACCGCGCCTCCAACGTCCATGCGGCGCTGTCGCAGAACGGCGTGCTGTGCGTCAACGTGCTGGCGAGCCGGCATCAGGAATTGTCGACTCTGTTCGGTCGCGGCGGCATCCCGGTGGAGCAGCGCTTCGCCGGAGCCGAATGGCGGGTGCTGACGACCGGCGCGCCATCGCTCGCCGACGCCGTGGTCAGCCTCGATTGCGCGATCGCGCAGACCACCGAGATCGGCACCCACAGCGTGTTCTTCTGCCGCGTCCGGGCGATCGCGCTCGGCGCGCAGCCGGAAGGGCTGATCTACTTCAACCGCTCCTATCACGACCTCGCGCCGGCGCAGCGCGACCTGTGCCACCAGGACTGA
- the flhA gene encoding flagellar biosynthesis protein FlhA, with translation MTDTTVGQGPGSKLPSLRDIGGMLKRGDLALAFGVLTILVVLIMPLPAIVLDLFLAISITLSILILMTALFIQAPLEFSSFPTVLLISTMLRLSLNMASTRLILSHGHEGTAAAGHVIEAFGNFVMGGNFVIGIIVFTILIIVNFVVITKGSGRIAEVAARFQLDSMPGKQMAIDADLSAGLIDEATAKKRRQELEDESGFFGAMDGASKFVRGDAIAGLLVVFINVIGGIIIGVAQQGLSFAEAGHTYTLLTVGDGLVTQVPALIVSTAAGLLVSKAGISGSADKALMSQLSGYPQALGMSAGVMLVLAALPGIPTLPFLFLGGGAAWLAVSASKRKTAGKAADDAALALAPEAVAAAAAAAAEEPISAALKIDDLKIELGYALLPLVNGPDGTDRLTEQIKALRRSLAIEMGFVMPAVRILDNVQLEANTYVIKIKEVDAGSGRIWPNQFMVMDPAGEQVTVPGIHTTEPTFGLPATWVDAAFKEEASLKGYTVVDAATVLSTHLTELLKGNMSDLLSYGETQKLLKELPAEQGELVKDIVPGQITVSGIQRVLQLLLAERISIRDLSTILEGVADALAFSRNPNTIVEHVRARLARQICAQNTSYNGYLPLIALSAKWEQAFAESIIGQGDERSLAMAPSKLSEFMTAVRDRFEQAAREGEAPVLVTSASIRPFVRSLVERFRAQTTVLSQAEIHPRARLKTVGSV, from the coding sequence ATGACGGATACGACGGTCGGCCAGGGCCCCGGCAGCAAGCTGCCCAGCCTGCGCGACATCGGCGGGATGCTGAAGCGCGGCGATCTCGCGCTCGCCTTCGGCGTGCTCACCATCCTGGTCGTGCTGATCATGCCGCTGCCGGCGATCGTGCTCGACCTGTTCCTGGCGATCTCGATCACGCTGTCGATCCTGATCCTGATGACCGCTCTGTTCATCCAGGCGCCGCTGGAATTCTCGTCGTTTCCGACCGTGCTGCTGATCTCGACCATGCTGCGGCTGTCGCTGAACATGGCCTCGACCCGGCTGATCCTGTCGCACGGCCATGAAGGCACCGCCGCCGCCGGCCACGTCATCGAGGCGTTCGGCAACTTCGTGATGGGCGGCAATTTCGTGATCGGGATCATCGTGTTCACGATCCTGATCATCGTCAACTTCGTGGTCATCACCAAGGGTTCGGGCCGCATCGCCGAAGTCGCGGCGCGGTTCCAGCTCGACTCGATGCCCGGCAAGCAGATGGCGATCGACGCCGATCTCAGCGCCGGCCTGATCGACGAAGCCACCGCCAAGAAGCGCCGCCAGGAGCTCGAAGACGAGAGCGGCTTTTTCGGCGCGATGGACGGTGCCTCGAAATTCGTCCGCGGCGACGCCATCGCCGGCCTCCTGGTGGTGTTCATCAACGTCATCGGCGGCATCATCATCGGCGTAGCCCAGCAGGGTCTCTCCTTCGCCGAGGCCGGCCACACCTACACGCTGCTGACCGTCGGCGACGGCCTCGTCACGCAGGTGCCGGCGCTGATCGTCTCCACCGCCGCCGGCCTCTTGGTGTCGAAGGCCGGCATCTCCGGCTCCGCCGACAAGGCGCTGATGAGCCAGCTGTCCGGCTATCCGCAGGCGCTCGGCATGTCGGCCGGCGTGATGCTGGTGCTGGCCGCCCTGCCCGGCATCCCGACGCTGCCGTTCCTGTTTCTCGGCGGCGGCGCGGCGTGGCTCGCGGTATCGGCGAGCAAGCGCAAGACCGCCGGCAAGGCCGCGGACGATGCGGCGCTGGCGCTGGCGCCCGAGGCGGTCGCGGCCGCGGCCGCGGCGGCGGCCGAAGAGCCGATCAGCGCGGCGCTGAAGATCGACGATCTCAAGATCGAGCTCGGCTACGCGCTGCTGCCGCTGGTCAACGGCCCGGACGGCACCGACCGCCTCACCGAACAGATCAAGGCGCTGCGCCGTTCGCTGGCGATCGAAATGGGCTTCGTGATGCCGGCGGTGCGGATCCTCGACAACGTTCAGCTCGAGGCCAACACCTACGTCATCAAGATCAAGGAAGTCGACGCCGGCAGCGGCCGGATCTGGCCGAACCAGTTCATGGTGATGGACCCGGCTGGCGAACAGGTGACGGTGCCGGGCATCCACACCACCGAGCCGACCTTTGGATTACCTGCGACCTGGGTCGACGCCGCCTTCAAGGAAGAGGCCTCGCTGAAGGGCTACACCGTGGTCGACGCCGCCACCGTGCTGTCGACGCACCTGACCGAGCTCTTGAAGGGCAACATGTCGGACCTGTTGTCCTATGGCGAGACCCAGAAGCTGCTCAAGGAGCTGCCGGCGGAGCAAGGCGAACTGGTCAAGGACATCGTGCCCGGCCAGATCACCGTCTCGGGCATCCAGCGCGTGCTGCAGCTGCTGCTCGCCGAGCGTATCTCGATCCGCGACCTCTCGACCATCCTCGAAGGCGTCGCCGACGCGCTCGCCTTCTCGCGCAACCCGAACACCATCGTCGAGCACGTCCGCGCCAGGCTGGCGCGGCAGATCTGCGCGCAGAACACCTCGTACAACGGCTATTTGCCGCTGATCGCGCTGTCGGCGAAATGGGAGCAGGCGTTCGCCGAATCGATCATCGGCCAGGGCGACGAACGCAGCCTGGCGATGGCGCCGTCGAAGCTGTCCGAATTCATGACCGCGGTGCGCGACCGGTTCGAACAGGCCGCGCGCGAAGGCGAGGCCCCGGTGCTCGTGACGTCGGCCTCGATCCGGCCGTTCGTGCGTTCGCTGGTGGAACGGTTCCGTGCCCAGACCACCGTGCTGTCGCAGGCCGAGATTCATCCGCGCGCCCGGCTGAAGACGGTCGGCAGCGTATGA
- a CDS encoding nuclear transport factor 2 family protein, whose protein sequence is MNIDQLASTVKALQDEIATLRAEADIRRIQARYMFLCDTPCPEFGVDNDDERIERILDLYTEDAIWEGVGAYYDNQFGRSVGKDAIRKHFQGFWGPTRVPGLVLNVHYLTSEQIHVRGDEADGQWVHCQPWIFTDGSSLLRSSRLNNLFRKVDGVWKVARTRTENLFVAPLTPGWAQSVPEKSVLMQP, encoded by the coding sequence ATGAACATCGACCAACTCGCATCGACCGTGAAGGCCCTGCAGGACGAGATCGCCACGCTGCGCGCGGAGGCGGATATCCGCCGCATCCAGGCGCGCTACATGTTCCTGTGCGACACGCCCTGCCCCGAATTCGGCGTCGACAACGACGACGAGCGGATCGAGCGCATCCTCGATCTGTACACCGAGGACGCGATCTGGGAGGGCGTCGGCGCTTACTACGACAACCAGTTCGGCCGCAGCGTCGGCAAGGACGCGATCCGCAAGCACTTCCAGGGCTTCTGGGGGCCGACACGGGTGCCGGGGCTGGTGCTGAATGTGCACTATCTCACCTCCGAGCAGATCCACGTCCGCGGCGACGAGGCCGATGGCCAGTGGGTGCACTGCCAGCCCTGGATCTTCACCGACGGCTCGTCGCTGCTGCGCTCCAGCCGGCTGAACAATTTGTTCCGCAAGGTGGACGGCGTCTGGAAGGTCGCGCGCACGCGCACCGAAAATCTGTTCGTCGCGCCGCTGACGCCGGGCTGGGCGCAGAGCGTGCCGGAGAAATCGGTGCTGATGCAGCCGTGA
- a CDS encoding DUF4440 domain-containing protein encodes MTTTTPAFAEAVPLEADALHRLLQAWFRAEGTDDPAAIRARFDDGFTMVTPAGKVLTYEQFSGGLPTMRGSRPTLIMQISDVVVRYLDASTALVTYCERQIQDSGTTDRISTALLIARADRPTPMWRHLQETWITP; translated from the coding sequence ATGACCACCACGACGCCCGCTTTCGCCGAGGCCGTGCCGCTCGAGGCGGACGCGCTGCACCGCCTGTTGCAGGCCTGGTTTCGCGCCGAGGGGACCGACGATCCCGCCGCGATCCGCGCCCGCTTCGACGACGGCTTCACCATGGTGACGCCGGCCGGCAAGGTGCTGACCTACGAGCAGTTCTCCGGCGGCCTGCCGACGATGCGCGGATCGCGGCCGACGCTGATCATGCAGATCAGCGACGTCGTGGTGCGCTATCTCGACGCGTCCACGGCGCTCGTCACCTATTGCGAGCGGCAGATCCAGGACAGCGGCACCACCGACCGGATCTCCACCGCGCTGCTGATCGCCCGCGCCGACCGGCCGACGCCGATGTGGCGGCATCTGCAGGAGACCTGGATCACGCCGTGA
- a CDS encoding DUF3606 domain-containing protein, whose amino-acid sequence MDNLKKRGVEDRSKINMHEDYEVKYWIKQLGITKEQLQRLIDKVGNSAAAVRKELAGQAKG is encoded by the coding sequence ATGGATAATCTCAAGAAGAGGGGCGTAGAGGACCGCAGCAAGATCAACATGCATGAAGACTACGAGGTCAAATACTGGATCAAGCAGCTCGGCATCACCAAGGAGCAGCTGCAGCGCCTGATCGACAAGGTCGGCAACTCGGCCGCCGCGGTCAGGAAAGAACTGGCGGGGCAGGCGAAGGGGTGA
- a CDS encoding GlsB/YeaQ/YmgE family stress response membrane protein, which translates to MGILWIIIIGFVAGLIAKFLMPGDNEPSGFIMTTVLGIVGAFVATFLGQSLGWYSADQGAGLIGAVVGAIIVLLVYGFIAGRRRTV; encoded by the coding sequence ATGGGTATTCTCTGGATTATCATCATCGGCTTCGTCGCCGGCCTTATCGCGAAATTCCTGATGCCGGGCGACAACGAGCCGTCGGGCTTCATCATGACCACGGTCCTCGGCATCGTCGGCGCCTTCGTCGCGACGTTTCTCGGTCAGTCGCTCGGCTGGTACAGCGCCGACCAGGGCGCCGGTCTGATCGGCGCGGTGGTCGGCGCCATCATCGTGCTGTTGGTCTACGGCTTCATCGCCGGACGGCGGCGGACGGTCTAG